Proteins encoded within one genomic window of Anopheles gambiae chromosome 3, idAnoGambNW_F1_1, whole genome shotgun sequence:
- the LOC133392669 gene encoding uncharacterized protein LOC133392669, with protein MCSYAVQNQRDNMCWCFEEISLMLLVQRILMYLWYRLLLKMFPRLSVLPNCHECSPRRSLPCGQLADEYWKASYFSRHPLYDSNLQQAFPTAGFCNHMPPTEPICGAIDAMFEHQQQDEDDEPEEFNFNCSDISHIYQSTFLDDEYDECLLAKDIAWDAPVPEVKAKAALPLEQEISLLLNDYYIDDDLDDHLQMAEYQTAIGSSMLCCDSFLE; from the exons ATGTGTAGCTACGCCGTGCAAAACCAACGTGACAACATGTGCTGGTGCTTTGAAGAGATCAGTCTCATGCTGCTAGTGCAACGCATCCTGATGTATCTGTGGTATCGGCTACTTTTGAAAATGTTCCCGCGCCTAAGCGTCCTTCCAAACTGCCACGAGTGTTCACCAAGGCGCAGTCTGCCCTGCGGACAGCTAGCCGACGAATACTGGAAAGCGTCCTACTTCTCCCGCCATCCCTTGTACGACAGCAACCTACAGCAAGCGTTCCCTACCGCCGGTTTCTG CAACCACATGCCACCAACGGAACCGATCTGCGGTGCAATCGATGCAATGTTcgagcatcagcagcaggacgaggacgacgaacCGGAAGAGTTCAACTTTAACTGCAGCGATATTAGCCACATCTACCAGAGCACCTTCCTGGACGACGAGTACGACGAGTGCCTGCTGGCGAAGGATATTGCGTGGGACGCACCGGTGCCGGAGGTGAAAGCGAAAGCCGCCCTGCCACTGGAGCAGGAAAtctcgctgctgctgaacgATTACTACATCGACGACGATCTGGACGACCATCTGCAGATGGCCGAGTATCAGACGGCGATCGGGAGCAGCATGTTGTGCTGTGATTCGTTTCTCGAATAG